A stretch of the Ctenopharyngodon idella isolate HZGC_01 chromosome 14, HZGC01, whole genome shotgun sequence genome encodes the following:
- the nkx3-2 gene encoding homeobox protein Nkx-3.2: MAVRSNSLMPFSIQAILNRKEESRHLNELDVCFSKSACWKIFHEMDGADRSDEREHKNYDSDSGLSEDNDTKAQSDAKPEKDADLADETDQEESTAAEHCKGLSDCVSDCNTAEEKSGDQPKQRKKRSRAAFSHAQVFELERRFNHQRYLSGPERADLAASLKLTETQVKIWFQNRRYKTKRRQMAADLLASAPAAKKVAVKVLVRDDRRQYSPGELLRPPLLSSYYYPYTYCLPAWSLSSSCTGHQ, encoded by the exons atggcTGTGCGCAGCAACTCTCTGATGCCGTTCTCCATTCAAGCCATTCTGAACAGAAAAGAGGAGTCTCGGCATCTGAACGAGCTGGATGTGTGTTTCTCGAAAAGCGCGTGCTGGAAAATCTTCCATGAAATGGACGGAGCGGACAGGAGCGATGAGAGAGAGCATAAGAACTACGACTCGGACTCCGGGCTGAGCGAGGACAACGACACCAAAGCGCAAAGCGATGCGAAGCCCGAAAAAGACGCAGATTTAGCGGACGAAACGGATCAGGAGGAGTCCACGGCGGCGGAACACTGCAAAGGCCTGAGCGACTGCGTGTCCG ACTGTAATACGGCCGAGGAGAAGAGCGGCGATCAGCCCAAGCAGAGGAAGAAGCGTTCCCGCGCCGCGTTCTCTCACGCGCAGGTGTTCGAGCTCGAGCGGCGCTTCAATCACCAGCGCTATCTCTCCGGACCGGAGCGCGCGGACCTCGCGGCCTCTCTCAAACTCACCGAGACGCAGGTCAAGATCTGGTTCCAGAACCGACGCTACAAAACTAAGCGGCGTCAGATGGCGGCCGATCTGCTGGCCTCGGCGCCGGCGGCGAAGAAAGTGGCCGTGAAAGTGCTGGTCCGGGACGACCGGAGGCAGTACAGCCCCGGAGAACTGCTGCGACCGCCGCTGCTCTCGTCGTATTATTACCCGTACACATACTGCCTGCCCGCCTGGAGCCTGTCCTCCTCCTGCACTGGACACCAGTGA